Within the Phaseolus vulgaris cultivar G19833 chromosome 9, P. vulgaris v2.0, whole genome shotgun sequence genome, the region tctcattctccatttaatctattgcattgtgacatttggggtcctcataaaacctcaactcattttggaaaacgtttttttctcactatagttgatgactatactagatgtacttggctatttctgatgaatcacaaatctgaaacccaatctcttagagtcattcgttacatttgcacaaaatcaatttcaggcatctattaaaaccatccgcgttgacaatggactggaatttatttcaatgtatgatttttttatcaaaaaaagtattgaatgtcaacgcacttgcgtttacactcctcaacaaaatggtagtagaacgcaaacatagacatgttttaaacacagcacgagccctcctatttcagtccaatttaccattagaattttggggagaatgcgttttaaccgccacatatatcattaatcgcttgccatcacttttactaaaaaaataaatcaccttttgagctactatataatcaaccaccttcactttctcacctaaaaacttttggttgcctttgttacgcaactgttgtttcacctaagcaaaaatttgatccgcgtgcccgacaatgcatcttcattggttatcctcacagtcaatacaaattatttgatatagatgcagacactttttttacaagtcgggatgtcatcttccatgaaagtgttttcccattctgccaaccGTCACAtacacaatcctcacctccattacaaggtattttgcccactattgacattgacttacccaatcctgtccaacattcactcgatcaaccttcttctcttactcatcacaatgcacctgaacccatcaaaccaaccttttttctcctactcgtcataatacacctgaacctccatcaaaccaaccctcttctcctactcgtcacaatgcacctgaacctccatcaaaccaaccttcttctcctactcgtcataatacacctgaacctccagtagaccaaccttcttctcccatgccaagaagtttagcacccattaccaaaccttctccaaccgaccttcctgttcgacgatccagtcgcacatcaacccaaccTTCCTGGCTTCTAGACTAtgtaacgggatcccaagccaatcattcgaccactgcccaagatcgactgaatggaaccaggtatcctatgcatcattttctttctaattcacgattttcttctacacatagtgcatatcttgctaacatcacaaccaccaaagaacctcacacttatgctcaagctatccttgatccaaattggcaaaaagcaatggacgaagagctttccgccttgcagctaaatcaaacgtggaccttgacatcGTTACCCGCTGGacagaaacccatcggatgcaaatgggtctataaaataaagtacaactcagatggtagcgtcAACAGATATAAGGtgcgccttgtcgcaaagggtacactcagattgaaggtgtcgactattctgaaactttttcaccaacagcaaaattaacaactttgaggtgtctcctcaccattgcagcagccagaaattggtttactcaccagctagatgtgcaaaatgccttcttacatggcacattgcatgaaatcatttacatggacttgccacccggacatcatcgacagggagagaacattgtatgtcgactcaacaaatccctttatggtctcaaacaagcataaaggatccagtcaaatacaggcgactcgtgggacgactgatatacctcacggttactcggcctgacataacattttcggttcggaccctaagtcaatatatacaggatccacagaaacctcattgggatgccgcaattagagtcctaaagtacatcaaaggatcaccaggacaaggattgttattgccatccgaaaacaatctgacattgacagcttattgcgactccgactggggaggttgtcagacaactcggagatcagtatctgaatattgcatttttcttggttcatcTATTATCTTcatggaagtaaaaaaaaaaacagacaaacgtatcaagatcatcagcggaagcagaataccgcgcaatggtcaatacttgtttggagatagtttggttgcgatatctgttgcaggatttaaaggtgccatgtaacttgccagctcaacttttctatgacaatcaagcggcattacatatagcagcaaacccagtatttcatgaacgcacaaaacacattgagatagactgccacattgtgcaagaaaaattacaaactgggataatcagtccttcatatgtaccgacacagtatcaactcgcagatatttttacgaaggcattgggcaaggaacgatttttgacgctacgacacaagttggaggttcttgatcttcacctaccaacttgagggggagtattaaggaaataataattataaaattatatgcaattattgtatgcaatatttgacgatattgtacccaattatatgcaattaatttaataattatagaatctcatgattagtatcctattGTAAGttgggagagagaaactccttatatatttcctatacatgaatgacgtaatatatataaaagaataagaaacatcttttcttcttacaattttttattattttcttatataagtTGAACTggaatttattgaaataaattagaaactaaCTAGAGTTATATTATAAGTAAACTTTGTAAGTCAGAATAAGTTGAACTTCTTTGGACTTTAGTGATTCCACTATATGGAATGGAAGAAGCTTATTAACTGAAATGAGATTAAGAAATGCAACCTCGTTTTCAGTGTTAGTCATTGAAAGATCGACACAAGAACAGGTTGATAACTGGGCGTATAAGCCAAACTTCTATTCCTTATTtcattgaaaatatatatttttctttaatatctATTAACAGGTGCGACTATGTCGTAAAAGTCATTTGCATTTGTAGTTTTGACTTTTTCTTCATATACTTGAATTCCATTGGAGCTCACAACAAAATGATGTTTAAATTAATGATTATATTTAATATCTAACTAATTGTATGATTACCAGAgctaactttttttaatttgtttagcAAATGAATGACCCTTGACAAAGGATGGAGGATAGTACATGAGGATAGAGGATGGTACATGGAAAGAGCAAATGAGACTTTCTTGAAAATAGagaaaacatataaaatagttagaagTGATATGTTTGGCATCTGATTATAActaaaaagaattttttttattaaaatagaataattttaaaattatattatgtcACATAAATATTTTCTTGAAAATAGAGAAAACATACATAAGTGGTGATATACACTTATATGAGTGATGATGACAACCTTATATTAGATTACAACTTAAAAAagaaatacttttaaaaataaaataattttaaaattatattatgtaatattataattataaattggtGTCTTTCACTGTACactaattaacatttttttaagaaaaaagttaattttatttatttaagaaattttgATAAGTATGATGAATGAGTTTACAAAAACATTGTGATATGTGAACTTATGatgtgattaggattggagaatAATCTAATAAAGGAGACAAAAAGAGCTTCaagatgagaaaaaaattaaaacaagtatGACAAGAAAagataagaagaagaaataaaaaaaaagtcaagaGGAAGATtaaaagaaatggaaaaaaaatagagagaaaataaaatgcaagtcttttaaagattaatgaatattttataaattcatgaGATGTCCAATGTCCAAGTTCTCAACATATCACtcatctttttcttattttgatcAGACATcgttaaaataaaattcttctTCTTGCTCAACAACAAAATCTATCTAACTTTATAGACTCACccattctttttaaactatTGAACAATAGCCTTATAAAATCCCACTTTTATGTGAAGTTACATCATTTATTTTATGAGTTTCTCATCATTTCAAATGACTCCCCTTGAATAGCTTGAAATGATTTAAGacatttaaaatgaaaaaaacataAGAAAACTTTTAATTAGTCAACTTCTTTGACTTGAATATATTATCCTTGATGGAATTATATTGAGTTGtcttcaataaactttttatgTAATACAAAAATACCAAATACCCTTATTCAAAAGAACATGATTAATTCAGTTGGGAATGTCATATTATGATAAAAGtcaaaatcttattttttatcttcattCCTTCGACATTTAACTCTTTAACTTTAGAATTTGAACCTCATAAACAATTCTTATACGCTTGTGCCTTAATAAAGTCTTTAGTTGCACAAGTATTATGTTTGAAAAACCCAACCTCAAATATGTCCTTCGTTGTATGAATTTGTTAAATTTGTCCTCATCTTTATCAAGTCAAACCTCTATTGACCCaacttttgaaaatagaaaAGGTGAATTGTTATGGGTATGTGAAAGTTGAATAGATTTTCTAAGCATTTTACCAGTTGACCTAAAGCTTTTCATCCAATTTCTTGGTGAATTGAAGGATGAGGTCATGGTAACTGGTGCaataaaagcatagaaaaacatgaaaaagacaaagatcTACCCAAACATAAGCACACCACTTAAAAGCAATGTgatttaagtttaaaaatattttcaagaaattGTACAAAATTCTTGTCTACATTATGACGAgtaacattttaattaattgaaagcTTGAAAGCAAGAAGCATCAATGCAACAGTTTACCATGGAATGCATCAAATTTATTTggttaaaaacaataaataatgaATTGTTTCATATACAAGGCAATGTTTTAATAGTTTTAACATATTGAAATGGAatagaaaattttaaacaatGCCAATTTAAAAGCCATTGAAAcattaatgattttaattcaataaaccaaaattttaatatattaaatgtgTCATCTCAAGACCTTAATAAACTAAATTGTGTTTTTGATCGAGGAAAACTAATCTACCAATTTTAagtgtttttaattgattaataactaactttttcattattaaatcatgaataatagtacataattttttttgaactaaatttattcatttattaattattaatatatatatatatatatccaataAGTAAAAGTAAGTATATCTATAACTTttacaaaattttgaaattaaattaatactAAAAAACATTCTGATTGAGTTTAATTTACttctgaaattaattttattagatGTTGTATTTCAACAGAAGATACTTAGAAATACATgcattagaaaagaaaataaacagtaTTGAAccatttgcataaaaaaaaaccatAGAAAAATCATAAACACAGAAAACAGTTCAACAATATGCACTGAAAacgaaataaaaagaaaaaaacacaaaaaaacgGAGAATGCAACATTACATAGCACAAGAAAACAAGGAGAAAACATGAATcagaaaacaaaatttagagGTAAAAAGTTTATTCACAACTGATATCAATACCAAAAACAGGCAACAAGCATAAACCCTAATGCATAAACCAAAGAAAAAACACACTACAAACTGTTTTCTATCATTCAATTTTCCACTCTTATAATAGTGACAACGTTgatgataattttatttaaaattatgaaatttaaaacaCTAAAATACGTAAAAAACTAAAATCTGGAAAAAAGACACGTGTCTGTCAACTATAAAAAATGCTAGAAATATAATTTTCCTTgcttataatttatatatagtatATAAACTCTAATCCAAGTATCTATTAACTCAATGAATAGTGTGTCATTTTACGAAATATAGAGATGGTAACATGAaactaaacaaaagaaaaactacTTACAAAATTACATTAATAAGTATTTTATTGTGATTCTAGAAAGTCCAAATCAATTccaaatctaaaattaatttttaacgttaaactaaacataaaaatttaacaaaatcaCGTTACTTAATATTATAACAAGATTCTAAACAAAGGATAGGATATTACTACTAGTACAGTACAAAAAGCTTCTCACTCTCCAttacatgaaaataaaataaaacatcgGGAGAAAAGTATTACATCAGAAATAATCAACTGTACATATAGAAAATTTGAAACGTATTCATTTCGAGATTACCTTCAAGCTGCATAACGATCAAGATGTAcaatttttgttgtataaagACAGAAATACAAGGTGAATTTGAGAGCTATGGGATACAAAGTAACACAATAAATAGCTACAATTTTGCAGGTGGCGTCAAACATACACTTCTAGGGGCTGTTAACAAAGTAGCACTAATATTTGTTGAAACTGAAAACTGCCCGAGGAAGAGATATTGACAGTTATTTACAATATCAACGCACCTGTGTGTCCAATCCAAAGTTAGCATACATAGACAACGCAGGCAAAGTCAGCACAATAAATCACTCAATTCTATGCTGGTATCTGGAAAAAAATTCCATCTTTGTCTGgcttgaaaattgtttttgatatAAATCTTTGTATCATGTTTCCTCTACCTATGTGAATCTCTTTAATATAGCTTTCATATATGAAAGTAGAAAAGCCCTTGAATGTAAAGCCGAATACATACAACCGTGACAGAATCAAACACCAAGAATAAGAAGAACGCAAGAGCGAACTCATTATGTAATGGTGTCAATAAACCAATTCATTTTTGTGTAGCTGGTAGATGCTACTCGCATATAATACATAAACTAAAGCATAAATACGCTGAATAATCCAATAAAGTATTTATGAGAAACATATAGGAATGCGTCTGAGTAAAAAACATTACAGCAATTATTAAAAAACACAGGAAttctatttttacataaaattcACTAACCTCCATCGATGGATTCTGTTGTTTGAGATTGTTGCTCTTCAAATAAATATTGTATTCTCTGCAATAAACAACATACCCGGGTTTttaaccaaaagaaaaaaaatcaacttcAGTTCAGATACATGCAACTAAATCCTTTTCCTTTTCGTGACTTTTTATTCTATTTCAACCTCGGGCCAATTATTAAACTTCCTGTTTCTTCTCATCCTCGATGCCATTGATTAGATAACAATACAATATCTCATGTACATTTTCTACCTTTACAGAGCTTCCAACTTCCTCTAGTTTCTGCATTAGTAGCTGCTCCCCAGAAGGTTTAGAATCATGTTTCAATGACTTTGATGGAGACATCTGAAAGTTACAGAAAACAATGAAAGTTGAGAGGGACAGAGACAAAAAGTAAGCAACGTGAGCAATGAGTGCTAAGCAATATAAAGGTTTACCGGGTTAATGACTTAACACTATCGGTCACCCACTTCCCAGAAGAAataaaaagttttatatttattcacaaTCAGGCATAGTGATGACCTACCATCAGATGGTGTGGAACATCTTCAAATGTAGAAACCTGTCTTGACATAACCTCATTTCTCATGTTTGATAGACGCATCATAACTGCCTGAAAATAATGGAAGTATTGCAAAGAGCAGTTCCACATAAGCCATGCTATCAACTTGATGAGGAAGACGGGAACCGCGAGAAATTTCTGACTAAAACGGTTTTAGTTTTTGGATATGTGGGTAAAAGAAGGATACCTACCTTCCTGAAAGCATTTGGGTTCGCAACCCCCTGGATTTTAACATCATCGCTGGGTGGCCTTCTAACTCCAACATTTTCAATTCTAAGAGAATAGACACCAAAAAGTGATTGCAAGTATCCTATGAATAGACACAACCAATCACCAACTAGAAATTGAAACCATACGACCATACAACAATTACTAGATATAggaaaacttaataaaaaaacaagaaaagaaacaaTCACACAGATAGTGTTAATTGAATAGAAGAATAAATAATGTAAATACAAAGAGTAATCCTATCAGAAACGGTCATACATGGTATTAAGTATAACTACCACAGTTAAAAAGTCatatcaaaaacaatttcagaCTAATTGACAACAATGTATCCACCATTGCCAATGATTAATTTTCTCTGGAGAATCTAGATGGAAGGAGTTTCCGCACCCAAccatgtttttttctttcacaaGACTCAAAAGAAGACAGAGTCCACAATTATAATTCTCATATCTTACATAATCAAGTGTTCCACAAGGGTTTTCTCCAGCTCTATGGAGAAGACCGGTTAAATAAGAATCATAAATCTAAACcattaaatcatatttaaataaaatgagaaaaaactTCATTTAatggattttaattttaatataattttttttcattacatTTCATCCCATCCCTTCTCCAAACCAAAGCACAATAATACATAAGAAAACCGAAAAAACCGCACCTTGTTCAACCACAACATCTGCCACAGAGTGCAACAAAACGTGCTTCTCCTTCTTCAGCACTCCAAAACACGGAAATGGCACCGGCCTCGTAACCTGTGCCACACAACCACACATTCATAAAATTCTGATTTCACCAAAAATAAATAGCGATCACAACAAGGTAAAAACAGAAGAGAGTATGCGTGCCTTGTAAACAATAGCATTTGGAGTGAGATAGAGGGTTCTAGAACGAATATCCTTCCTCAGTATGAACCTTCTGACTGGGAGATAAAGCAACATGAGGAATCCAATGCCCCACGCCAGAATCAGCAACACCGAGTAAAGCACCCACTGCAACGTTTGGTACTTAACGAAACTCTGTTCCATCTCCCGAAACGACGCCGCATAGAGCACCGCCTCCGCGTCGCGCTCATTCTCCTCCAACAAACTCTTCTCCAACCTCTCTATTTCCACCACCTCCTCCGTCGTTCCCATTATAACCCCCAACAACCAACCCATTCAGCCCCTGCAATATATTGCTTCACACTAATGGGCCTAACTGGGATTTAGCCCAAAATATTTGGGGTGTTTCTCACTGCACCCCAACAAATGGCTTCCTGCACCGCATAATTTTCGGAAAAGATCATTTTACCCCTTTTCAAAATGACTTCCaaattgttttttatgaaatatttctgaaacatatttttcaaaacaaattttatgaatttcaaatatttatcattgtgaaaaatttaaaaaaatatgttctgaaaagaatatttcagaattttttttgccttcaatattttttattttgaaaatacacTTCTGCTTATGAAACTCTTATTCCGAAAACACCTTTAACTCATAGAATTTCTATTTCGGAATCATCCAAAGTTATCAAGGATAATTCTAgggcagtttcttcctgtaccctacatttttctttttgcaccccacaatgttatgcaaagaccaaactgtctttattattttttaaaaaccctaaaatgtacttgaactgtatttatttttttgcattctggATCATGGAATCCGGAAAAATTTCGGATGGGCACTTTCGGTAAAATTTCGGATCCATTAATCCATacttcaaaatatgcatttcagATTCAAAAATCTATCATTAAAAAGAACATTTTGGATCTATCAataatacataattaaaaaaaaaaacattccgaATCTaccaatccgtaacagaattaggcttccagattcagcaatccggatatcaataatttatgcaaaatttaCTTCTGAAACACCCCCTCATccgaaaaaaaaatgattcagtTGATGAACACTCCCAGATCCCGATTTCCAGGAACCACGGtgccctttttcaaataaaaggtcaagGTCAGTTTTGagatttagaaaattgtggggtgcaggaagaagaagcctaaTTCTAGTATTTCAAAGAATGTAGGGGTACAGGAAAAAAAATGTAGGAGTGCAAGAAGAAATACCCAAATATTTGTCCAAAAGCTCGGTCCAAAATTATAAAACCTCGTAAACCCTTTCCCGTAGAAGGgaataagagaaaaaataatggTGACGAAGAAGCTTAGCGAGGGAGTGAAAAGCGAGGGTAATGGCAGCAACGACAACGTTTTTGCTTCATGCTCCTTCTCCAGCCTTGGCCTTGATTCCAATTTGTGTGAACAACTTCGTGGTATTTTTTTTTGGGTTATTTAATTTTGGTTGGGTTTATTGAGAGTGTGAcacaatttgatttttaattttttattatttacagaGAGGTTGGGGTTTGAAGTTCCGACGCAGGTGCAAGCTCAAGCGATTCCTGTTATTCTCTCTGGGCGTCATGCGTATCCTTATTGTAGTTTTTGGTGTCTTTTTgctgagattttttttttataggaaaATCTTACTTGGATTCTTTAATGAGGAATTTTAGATTGGTAAATGCTGCAACGGGCACGGGGAAGACTGCTGCTTATCTCGCTCCGATTGTTCATCACTTGCAGGGTTATGAAAATCGCATTCAGCGCTCTGACGGGACATTTGGTgcgttttgtttttgttttgagtGATGTTTAGTTCCTTTgtgtaattgttttttttttttggcaaaATGGTCTTTTGAGTAGATTTTCATCAGTTTTATTATTTGAGGATGGTGATTTTTATATCCTACTCATTGTCCATCTTGAAGTAGTGATGACTTAGAAGATAATGCAAGTAATGCTTTTAATAAGATGAATGTTGTTAATTGTGACATTCATTATCTTCGTTATTTGTCGAGTTACTTTGGATTTGTTTTCGAAGCCATTAACTTCGCGTGAATTTTATAGAGGAGTGGGACTGTGAGAGTGAAAGTTGGAATTTCAATGACCAACTCTCCTAAAAAGGAAAAGCATAAGCAGTTATGTATGCTTACATACCCACGTGGAATTTGCTTATAAACAGTGACAAAATCCTTATTTTACTGGGTGGTGTTAGGTATATAGATTGTATGGTATCATTGGGATATATCAAAGACCAAATTCCCAACACTATTGTTCATCACGAGGTTGATATTGACGTTTTCTTTCATTAGAATAAGAATAGAAGGGATTGAACTCTTGATTATATGTCAATTACAAACTATCTACAGGCTTAAGCTGTTAAGTGAAGACACATTATTTTCTATACatgtataatatttaaaataaaataatgcatCATGAAAACTTATATCAAACTTTGTTCTTGAAAGTATTGTTTAACATATCAATTTCTCTGTTTTATAGTGTCAAAACATATCATTTTGTTTATTCTTATGGCAAGTTATTCTCAtactaattatatatttaattgatttatgGGCAATAGCGTTGGTTCTTGTACCAACGCGTGAGCTATGTTTGCAGGTTTATGAAATTCTTCAGAAGTTATTGCATCGGTTTCATTGGATTGTTCCAGGATACATTATGGGTGGAGAAAATAGATCAAAGGAGAAAGCCAGGCTGCGCAAAGGTAAAAATCGTGTCATCAAGTGTATTCATCATACATACCCCCTTTTTGAACACTGTCATTTAAGTTTGTTTTCTAGTTGTTCAACAGTAAAATCATGAAAATGATGGAGTTGAAATTGTTATGGAAGAAAGTAGaagatatttataatattttttttatgtttaaaagaaaaaattgtgtATCAGAGAAATCTGTGTCATGATACTTTGGGGCTGTGCTTTCTTGTATCTTAAACTTGAAGTAAGACTTATTCTACTTGATCATATTTATAACctttttgtttccttttcagGAATATCAATTCTAATAGCAACTCCTGGGCGTCTTTTGGATCACTTAAAGAATACAACATCATTCTTGCACTCAAATCTGCGCTGGATAATTTTTGATGAAGCTGATCGGTATGGTTTCATCAATTGTTTTGCTGTCACATAAGTCAACATATATACTACATACTGCATACTGTATAGTAAATATGTTGCTCATTTCTTGATGGATTGTTTTCATTGCTATATGTTGTCTCATTAATGAATTAATGTATCATATTTTTTTGCAGGATTTTGGAATTAGGATTTGGAAAAGATATAGAGGAAATACTAGATCTTTTAGGTTCGAGGAAAACACTGCATGATGACCAAGAGAATACAGTTCCAAGAAACTCTAAAATTCAAAGACAGAATTTGCTTTTATCTGCTACCTTAAACGAGAAAGTGAACCACCTTGCTAAAATTAGTCTGGAAAATCCAGTGATGGTTGGTCTTGATGTGAAGAAAATAGAACAAATTTCAACGCCTGTAAGCAATGATCATTCAGAATCTGATGAAGATAATGAAGACCAGTATTCCAGTAAAATGCCAACAGTTGGAGATTACAAAGTTCCTATACAGTTGATTCAGAGATACATGAAAGGTATGTGATAAATTAGAAATTTCTTCAGTGAGCTTTCTAattttagatactattttaggaTCTTGAATTTCTAATTGGATTACTATGCAGTGCCTTGTGGTACACGGCTACCTGTACTTCTTTCAATTTTAAAGCATCTCTTTGAAAGGGAACCTTCACAAAAGGTAAAGCTTCACTTTAATCTCCGTTCTCATTTCTTGCCTATATTCCTTGAATCTATTTCTTagatggtttctaatttagtatATTTTGTACTGTACACATTCCTCTTTTTTccattgttaattgtttttgttaaatAGGTATATAATGGCACGAATGAACTATGAATAATCTTATACTTTTGGTGTAATGTTGGAACAAAAATGGACATAAAGAGTAAGGACAAAAATATCTCATGTATATGG harbors:
- the LOC137821253 gene encoding uncharacterized protein, with protein sequence MGTTEEVVEIERLEKSLLEENERDAEAVLYAASFREMEQSFVKYQTLQWVLYSVLLILAWGIGFLMLLYLPVRRFILRKDIRSRTLYLTPNAIVYKVTRPVPFPCFGVLKKEKHVLLHSVADVVVEQGYLQSLFGVYSLRIENVGVRRPPSDDVKIQGVANPNAFRKAVMMRLSNMRNEVMSRQVSTFEDVPHHLMMSPSKSLKHDSKPSGEQLLMQKLEEVGSSVKRIQYLFEEQQSQTTESIDGGALIL
- the LOC137821403 gene encoding DEAD-box ATP-dependent RNA helicase 17 isoform X1 gives rise to the protein MVTKKLSEGVKSEGNGSNDNVFASCSFSSLGLDSNLCEQLRERLGFEVPTQVQAQAIPVILSGRHALVNAATGTGKTAAYLAPIVHHLQGYENRIQRSDGTFALVLVPTRELCLQVYEILQKLLHRFHWIVPGYIMGGENRSKEKARLRKGISILIATPGRLLDHLKNTTSFLHSNLRWIIFDEADRILELGFGKDIEEILDLLGSRKTLHDDQENTVPRNSKIQRQNLLLSATLNEKVNHLAKISLENPVMVGLDVKKIEQISTPVSNDHSESDEDNEDQYSSKMPTVGDYKVPIQLIQRYMKVPCGTRLPVLLSILKHLFEREPSQKVVVFFSTCDAVDFHYSLLSEFQFSSHSQAEGTRQKFLGCKIFRLHGNMVQEDRRTSFQTFKTEKSALLLTSDVSARGLDIPKVRCIIQYDSPGEATEYVHRVGRTARLGEKGESLLFLQPVEIDYLQELETHGVSLTECPVLKVLDSFPLYGQKNYIKKSVFLDSHPWVLCLQKALEAFIMSKPEVDKLAKKAFCSWVRAYAAHRGELKRIFMIKKLHLGHVAKSFALKQQPSLVGQSFQKQEKKRKRFEKKTGFSKKRKVASVRERRP